The Edaphobacter bradus genome contains a region encoding:
- the hutU gene encoding urocanate hydratase has translation MTKAYSPIRAPRGNTRTAHGWIQEAAKRMLMNNLDPDVAEKPEELIVYGGRGKAARNWECYHKIVETLDRLENNQTLLVQSGKAVAVLETHRLAPRILIANSNLVPRWATWEEFDKLDAAGLMMYGQMTAGSWIYIGTQGILQGTYETFRGAAQRHFNDTLAGTITVTAGLGGMGGAQPLAIKLAGGVSICIEVDPTRIQRRLETRYLDKTTNSLDEAIQLAQLAKRRREAVSIGLMGNAAELLPKMVQLGFTPDLVTDQTSSHDPMWGYLPSARADEDLNSLRAQNPKVYIERVQSSIAQHVQAILEMQRRGSVAFDYGNNLRTQAELAGVSDAFSYPGFVPAFIRDSFCEGRGPFRWVALSGDPSDIAKTDQALLDLFPEDKRLNDWLTFASTQIVFQGLPARICWLGYRERDRAGLLFNQMVRDGRLKAPIVIGRDHLDAGSVASPFRETEGMLDGSDVVSDWALLNFATGIASGAAWMSFHHGGGVGMGYSQHAGLVAVADGSDEADERLRLCLRNDPAMGVIRHADAGYEKALTTAKDRGLDLPSIP, from the coding sequence GTGACAAAAGCCTATTCGCCAATCCGGGCTCCCCGCGGCAATACCAGAACGGCTCATGGTTGGATTCAGGAAGCAGCCAAACGGATGCTGATGAACAATCTTGATCCGGATGTGGCCGAAAAGCCTGAAGAATTAATCGTTTATGGAGGACGAGGTAAGGCGGCGCGCAACTGGGAGTGCTATCACAAGATCGTTGAAACACTCGACCGGCTCGAGAATAACCAGACACTGCTGGTGCAGTCCGGGAAAGCTGTCGCCGTGCTCGAGACACACCGGCTGGCACCGCGGATCTTGATTGCAAACTCCAATCTAGTGCCGCGTTGGGCGACGTGGGAAGAGTTCGATAAGCTGGATGCCGCCGGGCTGATGATGTATGGTCAGATGACTGCCGGTTCGTGGATCTACATTGGTACTCAGGGCATTCTGCAGGGTACTTACGAGACATTTCGAGGGGCGGCACAACGCCATTTCAACGACACCCTTGCAGGAACCATCACTGTCACCGCCGGCCTTGGTGGCATGGGAGGTGCCCAGCCACTTGCCATCAAGCTGGCTGGAGGTGTGAGCATCTGCATTGAAGTTGATCCGACTCGCATTCAGCGCCGCTTGGAGACGCGCTATCTCGACAAGACGACCAACTCCCTGGATGAAGCGATCCAGTTGGCCCAACTGGCCAAGCGGCGACGCGAGGCGGTGTCTATCGGCCTGATGGGCAATGCGGCGGAGTTGCTGCCTAAGATGGTGCAGCTTGGATTCACTCCTGACCTCGTTACGGACCAGACGAGCTCCCACGATCCGATGTGGGGCTATCTGCCATCGGCTCGTGCGGACGAGGATCTGAACTCGCTGCGGGCCCAGAACCCCAAAGTGTACATCGAGCGCGTACAGTCCTCGATTGCACAGCATGTACAGGCGATTCTGGAGATGCAGCGGCGAGGTTCCGTTGCATTCGACTACGGGAACAACTTACGCACACAGGCGGAGCTTGCCGGTGTAAGCGACGCTTTTTCTTATCCAGGATTCGTCCCGGCCTTCATCCGTGATTCTTTTTGCGAGGGGCGTGGACCTTTCCGCTGGGTTGCGCTGTCCGGCGATCCATCCGATATTGCAAAGACAGATCAGGCGCTGCTGGATCTCTTCCCGGAAGATAAGAGATTGAATGATTGGCTGACCTTCGCATCGACCCAAATTGTCTTTCAAGGACTACCGGCGCGCATCTGTTGGCTCGGCTATCGCGAGCGTGATCGCGCTGGATTGCTCTTCAATCAAATGGTGCGTGATGGACGGCTGAAGGCGCCTATCGTGATTGGGCGAGATCATCTTGATGCAGGTTCCGTAGCCAGTCCTTTCCGTGAGACGGAGGGAATGCTGGATGGTTCGGATGTGGTCTCCGATTGGGCATTGCTCAACTTCGCGACCGGAATTGCAAGCGGAGCAGCGTGGATGAGCTTTCATCACGGTGGGGGAGTTGGTATGGGGTACAGCCAGCACGCGGGATTGGTTGCAGTTGCCGACGGGAGCGATGAGGCTGACGAACGCCTAAGATTGTGCCTGAGGAATGACCCCGCAATGGGAGTCATCCGCCATGCCGATGCTGGATACGAAAAAGCCTTGACCACAGCAAAAGACCGCGGCCTAGATCTACCGAGCATTCCATGA
- the hutH gene encoding histidine ammonia-lyase, with the protein MVYLDGAGLTIEDVVVVAKRAEPVQISAAAVERMNVSRERVDGALGGAKPVYALNTGVGLLANIRLDESEIEAMQVNLIRSHCCGVGPPLSVPVVRGMMLIRANVLAKGLSGIRPIVGERICDLLNHKITPIIPSRGSVGASGDLAPLAHMALVLLGEGHAEYQGEVLPGGVCLERAGLKPLALMGKEGISLLNGTQAMLSMGCLRMSELESLFYSAQTTAAFTIEALRGTAAALDPRLHAARPHPGQMLSAAHLANLLRGSSIPRTHGEGSRIQDAYCLRCIPQVHGAVWDTLAEARRVFEIELNSATDNPLVFEDAIVSGGNFHGAPLALALDYLAIALCQLAGISERRTERLLNPSLNEGLPAFLASSPGIESGLMMAQVTAAALVAELRVLASPASTGSIPTSGNQEDFVSMGMTSALKLEQAVTLARMVVAIELLAATRALDLRADTSTPALEDARARFRARIPAWRDDCVLSVWMEEASSFLADAALQNIESVETVEAMK; encoded by the coding sequence ATGGTTTATCTGGATGGTGCTGGCCTCACGATTGAAGATGTTGTTGTAGTAGCCAAAAGAGCAGAGCCGGTGCAAATCTCTGCTGCCGCCGTTGAAAGAATGAACGTTTCGCGTGAGAGAGTTGATGGTGCACTGGGTGGGGCAAAGCCTGTGTACGCGCTCAATACGGGTGTCGGCCTGTTGGCAAACATTCGACTCGACGAGTCCGAGATCGAAGCAATGCAGGTAAACCTGATTCGTTCGCACTGTTGCGGTGTAGGTCCTCCCTTGTCCGTGCCTGTCGTGCGGGGCATGATGCTGATCCGCGCCAACGTTCTGGCGAAGGGGCTTTCCGGTATACGGCCCATCGTTGGTGAGCGTATTTGCGATTTACTCAATCATAAGATCACTCCGATCATCCCATCGCGTGGGAGCGTTGGCGCAAGCGGTGATCTGGCTCCTCTTGCTCATATGGCACTTGTGCTGCTAGGCGAGGGTCATGCGGAGTATCAGGGTGAGGTGCTGCCTGGCGGAGTCTGCCTTGAGCGCGCCGGATTGAAGCCATTAGCGCTTATGGGCAAAGAGGGCATATCACTCCTGAATGGCACGCAGGCAATGCTTTCTATGGGCTGTTTGCGAATGAGTGAACTTGAAAGCCTGTTCTATTCTGCCCAGACTACGGCAGCATTCACCATAGAAGCCCTTCGTGGAACCGCCGCAGCACTCGACCCGCGCTTGCATGCGGCGCGGCCTCATCCGGGGCAGATGTTGAGCGCGGCCCATCTTGCCAATCTGCTGAGGGGTAGTTCGATCCCAAGGACGCATGGAGAGGGCAGTCGAATTCAGGACGCATACTGCCTCCGTTGCATCCCTCAGGTGCATGGGGCTGTCTGGGATACGTTGGCGGAGGCTCGCAGAGTCTTCGAGATTGAACTGAACAGTGCCACGGACAATCCACTGGTATTCGAGGATGCGATTGTCTCCGGCGGAAACTTTCACGGCGCTCCGTTGGCGCTCGCTCTGGACTATCTGGCGATTGCCCTGTGCCAGCTTGCGGGCATATCGGAACGAAGGACGGAGCGACTGCTGAATCCTAGTCTGAACGAGGGCCTTCCCGCATTTCTCGCATCGAGCCCTGGTATCGAGTCCGGATTGATGATGGCCCAGGTAACCGCTGCGGCGCTGGTTGCGGAGTTAAGAGTGCTGGCCTCTCCGGCATCGACGGGGTCTATTCCTACAAGCGGCAATCAAGAGGACTTTGTCAGCATGGGCATGACTTCGGCGCTCAAACTGGAGCAGGCGGTAACGCTCGCTAGGATGGTCGTTGCGATAGAGCTGTTGGCAGCAACTCGCGCGCTCGACCTCCGCGCGGACACCAGTACCCCGGCACTCGAAGATGCGCGCGCACGCTTCCGAGCGCGTATTCCAGCGTGGCGTGATGACTGCGTCCTCTCTGTCTGGATGGAAGAAGCGTCGAGTTTTTTGGCAGATGCTGCACTGCAGAACATCGAAAGCGTCGAGACCGTGGAGGCGATGAAGTGA
- the hutI gene encoding imidazolonepropionase, with protein MNADLLITGISQLVTAKGSGAKHGPAMRELHITERAAIAICNGGIIWTGKEHDWSGVAQASVNVGNRAVVPGLIDPHTHAVWAGDRLADFDARTSGETYETILAAGGGIRRTIRATAAATKDELFSLAEIRIHALLRSGATIIEVKSGYGFTPAAEIAMLEVIQALAARTPARLLPTLLIHIPPSDTEDRTRYIAEICTELIPEVARRKLATAVDIFVEREAWHVDEAALVVQSAKQHDLAIKLHTEQFQRIGGLELGVRMRALSVDHLEACGPDQLAMLAASSTIATILPGVSLHLGIPAAPGRQLVDAGAAVAIGTDLNPGSSPLFSTAAALALAVRLNGLTAQEALVAGTVNAACALGLADAGRLEVGLQADFLVLEGSDWRNLAYALGSNPVREVWIRGERLQA; from the coding sequence ATGAACGCTGACCTGCTGATCACCGGAATCTCGCAACTCGTCACGGCTAAAGGAAGTGGTGCAAAGCACGGGCCAGCTATGCGTGAGTTGCATATAACGGAACGCGCCGCGATCGCCATTTGTAATGGCGGAATCATCTGGACGGGAAAAGAGCACGACTGGAGTGGTGTGGCTCAAGCGTCGGTCAATGTAGGAAATCGGGCGGTTGTCCCTGGATTGATTGATCCCCATACCCATGCAGTATGGGCTGGAGACAGGCTGGCTGACTTCGATGCACGGACATCGGGTGAAACCTACGAAACAATCCTGGCTGCTGGTGGTGGGATACGGAGAACAATCCGTGCCACGGCCGCGGCCACGAAGGACGAGCTGTTCTCGCTTGCAGAAATACGCATTCATGCGCTGCTGCGATCCGGTGCGACCATCATCGAGGTGAAGTCCGGTTATGGATTCACCCCTGCGGCTGAGATTGCGATGCTCGAAGTGATCCAGGCACTTGCTGCAAGGACTCCTGCTCGCCTTCTGCCAACCCTATTGATTCACATCCCCCCGTCGGATACGGAAGACCGCACCAGATATATCGCCGAGATCTGCACCGAGCTCATCCCTGAAGTTGCGAGGCGAAAGCTGGCTACGGCAGTCGACATCTTTGTTGAAAGAGAAGCGTGGCATGTGGACGAAGCAGCCTTGGTCGTGCAAAGTGCAAAGCAGCATGACCTCGCGATAAAGTTGCACACGGAGCAGTTTCAGCGCATCGGAGGGTTGGAGCTTGGCGTACGGATGCGTGCGTTGAGTGTCGATCACCTTGAAGCATGCGGCCCAGATCAGCTTGCGATGCTCGCTGCCAGTTCTACGATCGCAACGATTCTTCCCGGGGTCTCTCTACATCTTGGGATTCCTGCAGCACCAGGACGGCAGTTGGTAGACGCTGGTGCTGCGGTAGCAATTGGGACTGACCTGAACCCCGGATCGAGTCCGTTATTCTCTACTGCAGCAGCTCTTGCCCTTGCGGTGCGTTTAAATGGTCTGACTGCTCAGGAGGCTCTGGTTGCCGGTACAGTAAATGCCGCTTGTGCACTCGGACTTGCGGATGCCGGTCGGCTTGAGGTGGGATTGCAGGCTGACTTTCTAGTGTTGGAGGGAAGTGACTGGCGGAATCTGGCTTACGCGCTCGGAAGTAATCCTGTGCGTGAAGTGTGGATTCGTGGAGAAAGGCTCCAGGCATGA
- a CDS encoding formimidoylglutamate deiminase: MNTFYLPQLLYSDGTFISNRGLLVDESGKVIKLAANPDSPLDKVIELPGKALMPGFVNTHSHSFQRLIRGKSESRIVSGKDFWSWRGTMYYAAAQLNPQEIYDVARMAFLEMVLAGTTTVGEFHYLHTSADGRPYEDPNLLSKQVIAAAQSVGVRIVLLRTAYLRSGYELPRDPGQTRFLESTRDFLLNMDALVEGFPANSAEVRFGVAPHSIRAVPLPDLEEIVAWTRARTLPLHMHVAEQIAENTACVREYGYTPVELLSRNRVLGPDFTAVHSIHISSSEIEMLSQAEATICSCPTTERNLGDGVIAADLVMRAGIRVALGSDSQAQIDPLEDARELDYHLRLRDQERAILDQIKGETLASHLFRCATVNGARALSVPTGEFSPGSFADCFTVDLDDLSIAGHSADDLLPLTVFSLNRSAVRDVIVNGKFIVCNERHPLQNEIVARYKEIHGKVWQNNAVESAHR, translated from the coding sequence ATGAATACCTTTTACCTTCCGCAGTTGCTCTATTCCGACGGCACATTCATCTCGAATAGAGGGCTTCTGGTGGATGAATCCGGCAAGGTAATAAAACTGGCCGCAAACCCGGACAGCCCTCTCGACAAGGTGATTGAGTTGCCCGGTAAAGCGCTCATGCCGGGCTTCGTGAATACTCACTCTCATTCCTTCCAACGCCTCATCCGCGGCAAGTCCGAATCACGGATAGTGAGCGGAAAGGACTTCTGGAGCTGGCGGGGGACGATGTACTATGCTGCAGCCCAACTGAATCCCCAAGAAATCTACGATGTGGCAAGGATGGCATTTCTTGAGATGGTGCTTGCAGGGACCACAACAGTTGGGGAGTTTCACTACCTCCATACCAGTGCAGACGGTCGGCCATATGAAGACCCCAATCTGCTCAGTAAGCAGGTGATCGCGGCGGCACAATCTGTAGGAGTGCGCATCGTTCTGCTTCGGACCGCATACTTGAGATCAGGATATGAGCTGCCCCGTGATCCAGGTCAGACGCGATTCCTTGAATCGACGCGCGACTTCCTGCTCAACATGGACGCTCTCGTGGAAGGGTTTCCGGCGAACTCAGCGGAGGTTCGTTTTGGTGTCGCTCCTCACAGCATTCGGGCTGTGCCGCTACCTGATCTGGAGGAGATTGTCGCGTGGACCCGTGCAAGAACGCTGCCTCTCCATATGCATGTAGCAGAACAGATTGCGGAGAATACGGCATGTGTCCGCGAATACGGCTACACCCCGGTAGAACTCCTAAGCCGGAACCGCGTTCTCGGGCCCGACTTTACTGCAGTGCATTCGATTCACATCAGCTCCAGTGAGATTGAGATGCTCTCTCAGGCAGAGGCCACCATCTGCTCCTGTCCCACGACCGAACGCAATCTTGGGGATGGTGTGATTGCTGCCGACCTCGTGATGAGAGCAGGCATTCGCGTAGCGCTCGGGTCAGATAGCCAGGCGCAGATCGACCCGCTGGAGGACGCACGCGAGCTTGACTATCATCTGCGGCTCCGCGATCAAGAGCGTGCAATCCTGGATCAGATAAAGGGAGAGACTCTCGCATCGCACCTCTTTAGGTGTGCCACCGTGAACGGTGCCCGCGCGCTATCTGTCCCAACTGGAGAGTTTAGCCCCGGCTCATTCGCTGATTGCTTTACCGTCGATCTTGATGATCTGTCCATAGCTGGACACTCCGCCGATGATCTGTTGCCCCTTACCGTGTTTTCCCTCAATCGATCCGCGGTTCGGGACGTAATCGTGAATGGCAAATTCATAGTTTGCAATGAACGGCATCCACTCCAGAACGAAATCGTTGCTCGTTACAAAGAGATTCATGGGAAGGTCTGGCAGAACAACGCAGTTGAAAGCGCGCACCGATGA
- the argE gene encoding acetylornithine deacetylase produces MTTVVEHLENLIRIPSVSSLSNRPVAEYAVRVLNDAHWNTRLMTYVDPAGLEKVNLIAAPHRQDPEDPEADLVFMCHTDTVPYAADWARALDPFVLDGLLYGCGACDVKGFLACLLTAISESHMAELGSGLRLVLTADEEIGCLGVKRFIAADLIKPRRVVIGEPTSLHPARAGKGYCLAEVTILGEEAHSAHPHQGKSAIYGAARFITAIEEHSTQLAAEQNDFFIPGYTTINVGTIMGGTAKNIVPGQCKFQVEWRPLPGASGNSVLQSITRIAERMKVADPSFKSEIKVLRQQAGFETAEDSHLVRSIETLTQRSATSIPFGSEASVLASVANEVVVFGPGDMRTAHSRRECVPLSELHEAVCCIKSLMQNVYEIR; encoded by the coding sequence ATGACAACAGTCGTTGAGCACTTGGAAAATCTAATTCGTATTCCGTCAGTTTCCTCCCTCTCTAATCGTCCAGTCGCGGAGTATGCGGTCCGGGTCCTGAACGATGCTCACTGGAACACTCGATTGATGACGTACGTAGACCCGGCGGGCCTGGAAAAGGTCAATCTGATTGCGGCTCCTCACAGACAAGATCCCGAAGATCCGGAAGCGGATCTGGTCTTCATGTGCCACACCGACACGGTTCCGTACGCAGCGGACTGGGCGAGAGCTCTTGACCCATTTGTTCTGGATGGCCTTTTATATGGCTGTGGCGCCTGCGACGTGAAGGGGTTTCTCGCTTGTCTCCTGACGGCTATCAGCGAAAGTCACATGGCAGAGTTGGGGAGCGGATTGCGTTTAGTCTTGACGGCGGACGAGGAGATCGGCTGTCTAGGCGTCAAACGCTTCATTGCTGCCGATCTCATTAAGCCAAGGCGCGTCGTCATTGGCGAGCCCACTTCGTTACACCCTGCGCGGGCAGGGAAGGGATACTGTTTAGCTGAGGTGACCATTTTGGGAGAGGAAGCACACAGCGCACATCCTCACCAGGGCAAGTCGGCTATCTACGGTGCAGCTCGATTCATCACCGCAATTGAGGAGCATTCCACGCAACTTGCAGCAGAACAGAATGATTTTTTCATACCTGGATATACCACTATCAATGTCGGAACGATCATGGGCGGTACTGCGAAAAATATCGTTCCAGGGCAATGTAAGTTTCAGGTTGAATGGCGACCGCTTCCAGGAGCATCCGGCAATTCCGTTCTTCAATCGATCACAAGAATCGCTGAACGGATGAAAGTTGCTGATCCGAGCTTCAAGTCTGAGATCAAGGTATTGCGTCAGCAAGCTGGCTTCGAGACCGCCGAAGACTCTCACCTCGTGCGATCCATTGAGACGCTTACTCAGAGATCGGCCACATCGATTCCATTCGGTTCAGAAGCTAGCGTGCTCGCATCAGTTGCGAACGAGGTTGTCGTGTTTGGCCCGGGAGATATGCGTACCGCGCATAGCCGGCGAGAATGCGTCCCGCTGTCTGAGTTGCACGAAGCTGTCTGTTGCATCAAGTCGCTGATGCAGAACGTGTATGAGATCCGATAA
- a CDS encoding adenine nucleotide alpha hydrolase gives MRKVLLSWSSGKDSAWTLHLLRQQPDIQVAALLTTFNSAADRVAMHAVRRALVEAQAERTGLPLWAAELPWPCSNLEYEERMRAVCQRATTEGITAISFGDLFLHDIRDYRIRLLQGSGLEPLFPVWQMPTEQLGREMIAAGVKAKITCVDPSKLARSFAGRDYDLRLLEDLPPEIDPCGENGEFHTFACDAPVFSRPIAVRVGEVVERDGFVFADVLPE, from the coding sequence TTGAGGAAGGTTCTCTTATCGTGGAGCAGCGGCAAAGACAGCGCCTGGACGCTGCATCTCCTTCGGCAACAGCCGGACATCCAGGTGGCCGCGCTGCTCACAACTTTTAACTCCGCAGCGGACCGCGTGGCGATGCATGCAGTCCGGCGTGCGTTGGTGGAAGCACAGGCGGAGCGAACTGGGCTCCCGCTCTGGGCAGCGGAACTGCCATGGCCCTGTTCTAACCTGGAATACGAAGAGCGGATGCGCGCTGTGTGCCAACGGGCAACGACGGAGGGAATCACCGCTATCTCATTCGGAGACCTGTTTCTTCACGACATTCGCGACTACCGGATACGGCTATTACAGGGGAGCGGGCTCGAACCGCTGTTTCCGGTCTGGCAAATGCCCACGGAACAATTGGGCCGGGAGATGATCGCAGCGGGCGTGAAAGCAAAGATTACCTGCGTCGACCCCTCGAAGCTCGCGAGATCCTTTGCCGGTCGTGATTATGACCTGCGCCTGCTCGAGGACCTGCCCCCCGAAATCGACCCGTGCGGCGAAAATGGGGAATTTCACACGTTCGCTTGTGATGCGCCGGTGTTCTCACGCCCGATCGCAGTACGTGTGGGGGAGGTGGTCGAGCGCGACGGATTTGTGTTTGCCGACGTGCTGCCAGAATGA
- a CDS encoding 6-phosphogluconolactonase, translated as MKEFSAIDGTAPDPLQVCRNYAEKLRSADPQLCLLGVGENGHLAFNDPAEADFNDPLDMKIVNSDTVCRQQQAAEGWFTTYQDVPERAMTLTIPTLLRVPKLIATVPGPRKANISRRALEEPISTDCPATILRTHPNVTLYLDMDSASELDK; from the coding sequence ATGAAGGAATTCTCTGCGATCGATGGAACTGCCCCAGACCCGCTGCAGGTATGCCGAAACTATGCCGAGAAGCTCCGCTCTGCTGATCCGCAATTATGTTTGCTAGGGGTGGGGGAAAACGGACATTTGGCCTTCAACGATCCCGCCGAAGCCGATTTCAATGATCCTTTGGATATGAAGATCGTGAACTCGGATACCGTCTGCCGGCAACAGCAAGCAGCCGAGGGGTGGTTCACGACCTATCAAGACGTTCCAGAGCGGGCGATGACACTGACCATTCCAACCCTGCTTCGAGTGCCAAAACTGATTGCGACTGTACCCGGCCCCCGCAAAGCTAACATTAGTCGACGCGCTCTCGAAGAACCAATCTCAACCGATTGTCCGGCAACAATTCTCCGCACCCATCCCAATGTGACTCTCTACCTTGATATGGATTCTGCATCTGAATTAGATAAGTGA
- a CDS encoding Lrp/AsnC family transcriptional regulator has translation MVQSSEIDLIDKKILQELTSDARIPFAELGRRVGLSPSAAAERVRQLESLELIRGYRAEINLQALGFPITAFVRLTCDGNHYRPFLKFLPTLDAVQECHHLTGGDAFLLKIVLSSVGQLEDLIEKLLPYGNPTTSMVLSTPLERKQDARLLGNL, from the coding sequence ATGGTTCAATCCAGCGAAATTGATCTCATCGACAAGAAAATACTTCAGGAACTCACATCCGACGCGCGCATCCCATTCGCAGAGTTGGGCCGGAGAGTCGGACTCTCTCCGTCTGCAGCCGCCGAACGCGTCCGTCAGCTCGAAAGCCTTGAACTCATCAGAGGTTACCGGGCAGAGATAAACCTGCAAGCGCTCGGGTTCCCGATCACGGCATTTGTGCGGCTCACCTGCGACGGTAACCATTACAGACCTTTTCTGAAATTTCTACCCACTCTTGATGCAGTACAGGAATGTCACCACCTGACTGGAGGCGACGCTTTCCTCCTGAAAATAGTCCTCTCTTCAGTCGGGCAACTGGAAGACTTGATAGAGAAGCTCCTTCCGTATGGAAATCCTACGACGAGCATGGTGCTCTCCACACCACTAGAGCGGAAGCAGGATGCCCGACTCTTGGGCAACCTCTAG
- a CDS encoding ABC transporter substrate-binding protein — MDRDGVPGCMCAATSPSVELRSGDGHRCGTRWLCGSQPLLPTDGSGMHSMRIVSLLASATEIVCALGAGEMLVGRSHECDNPDWVRRLPACSEPAFDVSVSSREIDTEVRRRLRSGEPLYHVHGELIRELRPDLLITQAHCEVCAVAPGDVQRSSACSLTAQQMALSAASLEEIFQSIRRISQALDLEEQGEVLVRRERQRLDTVRKEVARFTPPTVVMLEWTDPVFAMGNWGPELVEIANSKLLLGRKGEYSVTISGEQLRAADPEYLIVAPCGYNLERSLRELAILEQYPWWRELQAVRKGNVAFADGNLFFNRSGMTISQTAEIITEILHGVSFGTAGVHWRWIEGQAASDVPQILVSRT; from the coding sequence ATGGATAGGGATGGTGTTCCTGGGTGCATGTGCGCGGCTACTTCCCCATCCGTGGAACTTCGCTCCGGTGACGGCCATCGGTGCGGTACTCGGTGGCTATGCGGCTCTCAGCCGTTATTGCCAACCGATGGATCAGGCATGCATAGCATGCGCATAGTTTCTCTCCTCGCGAGTGCCACGGAAATCGTCTGTGCCTTAGGGGCTGGCGAAATGCTGGTAGGACGGTCGCATGAGTGCGATAACCCGGACTGGGTGCGACGCCTCCCTGCCTGCAGCGAACCCGCCTTTGACGTGTCTGTTTCGAGCAGAGAAATCGATACAGAGGTTCGTCGCCGGCTCCGGTCAGGAGAACCGCTGTATCACGTCCACGGAGAATTGATTCGAGAGTTACGTCCCGATCTGCTGATCACGCAAGCGCACTGCGAAGTGTGCGCTGTGGCCCCCGGCGATGTGCAGCGAAGTAGTGCTTGTTCGCTCACAGCGCAGCAAATGGCGTTGTCCGCCGCGTCTTTGGAAGAAATCTTTCAAAGTATTCGACGGATCTCGCAAGCGCTGGATCTCGAGGAGCAGGGAGAGGTCCTTGTCCGCCGCGAACGACAGCGCCTCGACACGGTCAGGAAGGAGGTTGCGCGTTTCACCCCGCCAACCGTGGTCATGCTTGAGTGGACGGATCCCGTATTTGCGATGGGAAACTGGGGTCCGGAGCTGGTGGAAATCGCGAACAGCAAGCTTCTACTTGGACGAAAAGGAGAATACTCCGTCACCATTTCTGGCGAGCAGCTTCGTGCTGCGGATCCGGAATACCTGATTGTCGCGCCCTGCGGATACAACCTGGAGCGGAGCCTGCGCGAACTAGCCATACTGGAACAATATCCATGGTGGCGGGAGCTTCAGGCAGTACGCAAAGGCAACGTCGCATTTGCGGACGGTAATCTATTCTTCAACCGTTCCGGAATGACGATCTCTCAAACGGCAGAGATCATCACCGAAATCCTCCATGGTGTCTCATTCGGAACTGCGGGAGTGCATTGGCGATGGATCGAAGGGCAGGCGGCGAGCGACGTGCCGCAGATTCTCGTGAGCCGGACTTGA